A DNA window from Ralstonia solanacearum K60 contains the following coding sequences:
- a CDS encoding ABC transporter ATP-binding protein has protein sequence MEAPPPPLLDLRGVTLQYKTHRHLVTATYRVDLQVYPGERTILLGPSGCGKSTLLKAIGGYLAPTEGEIRLKGQPVTQPGPDRMMVFQEFDQLLPWKTVKENVLFPLRATGRLGAREAKARALHYIHKVNLGKFADHHPHMLSGGMKQRVAIARGMAMEPDVLLMDEPFAALDALTRRKMQDELLQLWDETRFTVLFVTHSIPEAIRCGSRILILSPHPGQVRAELPSLARGDDDPERFKALEAEIHDMLFAHAVEATHAD, from the coding sequence ATGGAGGCGCCCCCACCGCCGCTGCTGGACCTGCGCGGCGTCACGCTGCAGTACAAGACGCATCGGCACCTGGTCACGGCCACTTACCGCGTCGACCTCCAGGTCTATCCCGGCGAGCGCACCATCCTGCTGGGGCCGTCGGGGTGCGGCAAGTCGACGCTGCTCAAGGCCATCGGCGGCTACCTCGCGCCCACCGAGGGCGAGATCCGGCTCAAGGGCCAGCCCGTCACCCAGCCAGGGCCGGATCGCATGATGGTGTTCCAGGAGTTCGACCAGTTGCTGCCGTGGAAGACGGTCAAGGAGAACGTGCTGTTTCCGCTGCGCGCCACCGGCCGGCTCGGCGCGCGCGAGGCCAAGGCGCGCGCGCTGCACTACATCCACAAGGTCAACCTCGGCAAGTTTGCGGATCACCACCCGCACATGCTGTCGGGCGGCATGAAGCAGCGCGTGGCCATCGCGCGCGGCATGGCGATGGAGCCCGATGTGCTGCTGATGGACGAGCCCTTCGCCGCGCTCGATGCGCTCACCCGCCGCAAGATGCAGGACGAGCTGCTGCAACTGTGGGACGAGACGCGCTTCACCGTGCTGTTCGTCACGCATTCGATTCCGGAGGCGATCCGCTGCGGCAGCCGCATCCTGATCCTGTCGCCGCATCCCGGCCAGGTGCGCGCCGAGTTGCCGAGCCTCGCGCGCGGCGATGACGATCCGGAACGCTTCAAGGCACTCGAAGCCGAGATCCACGACATGCTGTTCGCCCACGCGGTGGAGGCCACCCATGCAGACTGA